A genomic region of bacterium contains the following coding sequences:
- a CDS encoding DUF4838 domain-containing protein: MSLCVSNNSTTDLTVAAADARLAFAADELARYLAIVTGAHFPLGEGPERAVSLQINDAPTEEHGWDIRPDGLTLFGHDTLSVLHAVYHFLEEHCGCRWLAEFEDGEIIPRRETLSVPCEQRRFRPDFAQRAFTNYPDIDRLTVAMCDWMAKQRFNRFMIFANAEGAFEAYEQVLQREVVARGLKIELGHHSCKYFMPPSELFDTHPEYFALIQGERSPRGQLCTSSPEVVALVAERISRLMSAHPEIDTVGLWPNDGYGWCECERCLALEPQEPSRLWPGYPRRTDTYLQFVNQVAELVAQDHPDGFLSALFYVNYVEPPRQVEVLPQVKVYFAPFQRCFRHPLGGAPDCRRPNVQYAEMLRQWRPLVPGQLLLFEYLMLIDMVSVPYPLYRLLPEDFRFYRDLGVEGYVLEYRPAEWGPYGQHAHLIGELSWDADADVQAALDGHFSDLYGPAAGEMMAFWTSLEERFGQGGGCVHHYDLGYTRRATHQLLRPALDCLGRAVALAASAEPRHREAVAQAQVSAQLLLLLGRWQDSLHQAMKIAKLADDAIVAAQELVDFAQRHADSGALFAPGIMRRVEGEMARLQ; the protein is encoded by the coding sequence ATGAGTCTCTGCGTCTCCAACAACAGCACCACTGACCTCACCGTCGCCGCCGCCGATGCGCGGTTGGCCTTTGCCGCCGATGAGCTAGCGCGGTATCTCGCCATCGTCACCGGCGCGCACTTTCCGCTCGGGGAGGGGCCCGAGCGCGCCGTCAGCCTGCAGATCAACGACGCGCCCACCGAGGAGCATGGCTGGGACATCCGTCCGGATGGCCTCACGCTCTTCGGCCATGACACGCTGAGCGTGCTGCACGCCGTCTACCACTTCCTGGAGGAGCACTGCGGCTGCCGCTGGCTGGCGGAGTTCGAGGACGGGGAGATCATCCCCCGCCGTGAGACGCTCAGCGTGCCCTGCGAGCAGCGGCGCTTCCGGCCCGACTTCGCCCAGCGCGCCTTCACCAACTACCCCGACATCGATCGCCTCACCGTCGCCATGTGCGACTGGATGGCCAAGCAGCGCTTCAACCGCTTCATGATCTTCGCCAATGCCGAGGGCGCCTTTGAGGCGTACGAGCAGGTGCTGCAGCGCGAGGTCGTCGCGCGCGGGCTGAAGATCGAGCTGGGGCACCATAGCTGCAAGTACTTCATGCCCCCCTCCGAGTTGTTCGACACCCACCCGGAGTACTTCGCCCTGATCCAGGGCGAGCGCAGCCCGCGCGGCCAGCTCTGCACCTCCAGCCCGGAGGTCGTGGCGCTGGTGGCCGAGCGCATCAGCCGCCTGATGAGCGCCCACCCGGAGATTGACACCGTGGGCCTGTGGCCCAACGACGGCTACGGGTGGTGCGAGTGCGAGCGCTGCCTGGCCCTCGAGCCGCAGGAGCCGTCGCGGCTGTGGCCCGGCTACCCGCGCCGCACGGACACCTACCTGCAGTTCGTCAACCAGGTGGCTGAACTCGTAGCGCAGGACCACCCCGACGGGTTCCTCAGCGCCCTGTTCTACGTCAACTACGTCGAGCCGCCGCGCCAGGTGGAGGTGCTGCCGCAGGTGAAGGTGTACTTCGCGCCCTTCCAGCGCTGCTTCCGGCACCCCCTGGGGGGAGCCCCCGATTGTCGCCGCCCCAACGTCCAGTACGCCGAGATGCTGCGGCAGTGGCGCCCGCTGGTGCCGGGGCAACTACTCTTGTTCGAGTACCTGATGCTCATAGACATGGTCTCGGTGCCCTACCCGCTGTACCGGCTGCTGCCCGAAGACTTCCGCTTCTACCGGGACCTCGGCGTCGAGGGCTACGTGCTGGAGTACCGCCCCGCCGAGTGGGGGCCATACGGGCAACATGCCCACCTGATCGGCGAGCTGTCGTGGGACGCGGACGCCGATGTCCAGGCGGCCCTGGACGGGCACTTCTCCGACCTCTACGGCCCGGCGGCCGGGGAGATGATGGCCTTCTGGACCAGCCTGGAGGAACGCTTCGGCCAGGGCGGCGGGTGTGTGCACCACTATGACCTCGGCTACACCCGCCGCGCCACGCACCAGCTCCTGCGCCCGGCGCTGGACTGCCTGGGGCGGGCCGTGGCCCTCGCGGCATCCGCCGAGCCCCGCCACCGCGAGGCTGTCGCCCAGGCCCAGGTGTCGGCGCAACTGCTCCTGCTGCTGGGGCGCTGGCAGGACTCGCTGCATCAGGCAATGAAGATAGCCAAGCTAGCTGACGACGCGATCGTGGCGGCGCAGGAGTTAGTGGACTTCGCGCAGCGCCATGCCGACAGCGGCGCCCTCTTTGCGCCGGGGATCATGCGTCGCGTCGAGGGGGAGATGGCGCGCCTGCAGTGA
- a CDS encoding PAS domain-containing protein — MIVAFAIDLSRDWFERVRDRLADRAMLVPVPAGGAQQAVHRLPASLVIMNAEPLTTAKLVDYRALCEMRAPVTVCIGPADVREQVRNDGLFVPDYWLAPEATLTEAQESLDLALEKARLREAQAAAPLALTPQLPETAPAGLASADRGLRNLLAAMAGNPDVDRLLTAYVESAQQMAYCASYCLLWEDPARGVLTVRGSQGLPPELAEHGRLAPDDAIVRWYGRNCRALTRQELSRWTDAQEAAALGQELGIFRGEVAIPLLPGGRLQGLLMLGEKVIGESYTPAELEALFALTGYVILRLENLQLQERMRHTQAYMERSLTSMRCGLITLGHDGRIAVCNPYAARLLGCTQAELEGADLRALPSPIGDLLYAACQSPEAAVVGEHVALARRQQHLRLTTSTLFGDDGRQMGAVVLLEDMSGAVEDAAAAARQETVHALTRIIGRLAHEVRTPLTAIKTYAELMSEPDDFQELARFWRDTVNPELERLDRLITEQVRLVEQPSPEFQLVQLEKIVEEAVARAAQQHEAAPPALKVVPPLPQVVADPGPTLDAFSYLMRYLYDHGTSGVGVVVEQQRKGPVPRVRVRMRVRANGVREDPADILDPLAVLQLEQGDLGPAIGKQLVDRQGGSVEAAHGEDYFEFRVSFPVTVAQQQDPARGGDDVQAPGADHR; from the coding sequence ATGATCGTAGCGTTCGCCATTGATCTGAGTCGGGATTGGTTCGAGCGGGTCCGCGACCGACTGGCGGATCGCGCCATGCTTGTGCCTGTGCCGGCAGGCGGAGCCCAGCAGGCGGTGCACCGTCTGCCTGCCTCGCTGGTCATCATGAATGCCGAGCCGCTGACCACGGCCAAGCTCGTGGACTACCGCGCACTGTGTGAGATGCGAGCGCCGGTGACGGTCTGTATCGGCCCCGCCGACGTGCGCGAACAGGTCCGCAACGACGGCCTCTTTGTGCCGGATTACTGGCTGGCGCCGGAGGCGACGCTGACGGAGGCGCAGGAGAGCCTGGACCTGGCCCTGGAGAAGGCACGACTGCGTGAAGCCCAGGCCGCGGCACCGCTGGCTCTCACGCCCCAGTTGCCCGAGACTGCGCCGGCCGGCCTCGCGTCGGCTGACCGGGGGCTACGGAACCTCCTGGCCGCCATGGCGGGCAACCCCGATGTGGATCGGCTGTTGACGGCCTATGTGGAATCGGCGCAGCAGATGGCGTACTGCGCCAGCTACTGCCTGCTGTGGGAGGACCCGGCGCGCGGTGTGCTGACGGTGCGTGGCTCGCAGGGCTTGCCGCCGGAACTGGCCGAGCACGGCCGTCTGGCGCCCGATGACGCCATCGTCCGCTGGTACGGTCGCAACTGCCGCGCCCTCACGCGCCAGGAGCTGAGCCGCTGGACGGACGCCCAGGAGGCCGCCGCACTCGGCCAGGAACTGGGCATCTTCCGGGGCGAGGTCGCGATTCCGCTCCTGCCCGGCGGCCGGCTACAAGGGCTGCTCATGCTGGGCGAGAAGGTGATCGGTGAGTCCTACACGCCCGCCGAGCTCGAGGCGTTGTTTGCGCTGACCGGCTACGTGATCCTGCGCCTGGAGAACCTGCAACTGCAGGAGCGGATGCGGCACACTCAGGCCTACATGGAACGCAGCCTGACGAGCATGCGCTGTGGGCTGATCACCCTGGGGCACGACGGGCGCATTGCGGTCTGCAACCCCTACGCCGCCCGGCTGCTGGGCTGCACGCAGGCGGAGCTGGAGGGGGCCGACCTGCGGGCCTTGCCCTCACCCATCGGCGATCTGCTGTATGCGGCCTGCCAGTCACCCGAAGCCGCGGTGGTCGGCGAACACGTCGCGTTGGCCCGTCGCCAGCAGCACCTGCGCCTGACCACCTCCACGCTCTTCGGTGATGATGGGCGGCAGATGGGAGCCGTGGTGCTGCTCGAGGACATGAGCGGCGCGGTGGAGGACGCCGCGGCCGCGGCCCGGCAGGAGACTGTGCACGCGCTGACGCGCATCATCGGCCGCCTTGCCCACGAAGTGCGCACGCCACTGACGGCCATCAAGACCTATGCCGAACTCATGTCCGAGCCGGATGACTTCCAGGAGTTGGCGCGCTTCTGGCGCGATACGGTCAACCCCGAGCTGGAGCGGCTGGACCGCCTGATCACCGAGCAGGTGCGCCTGGTCGAGCAGCCGTCGCCGGAGTTCCAGCTCGTGCAGCTAGAGAAGATCGTCGAGGAGGCGGTGGCCCGGGCTGCACAGCAGCACGAGGCTGCGCCACCGGCGCTCAAGGTCGTGCCGCCGCTGCCACAGGTCGTGGCTGACCCCGGACCGACGCTGGACGCCTTCAGCTACCTGATGCGCTATCTCTACGACCACGGCACCAGTGGTGTCGGGGTGGTTGTCGAGCAGCAGCGCAAGGGCCCGGTGCCCCGGGTGCGGGTGCGGATGCGCGTGCGCGCCAACGGGGTGCGCGAGGACCCGGCCGACATCCTCGACCCGCTGGCCGTGCTGCAACTGGAGCAGGGCGACCTGGGTCCGGCCATCGGCAAGCAACTGGTGGACCGCCAGGGCGGCAGCGTCGAGGCGGCGCATGGCGAAGACTACTTCGAGTTCCGGGTGAGCTTCCCGGTGACGGTGGCGCAGCAGCAAGACCCCGCGAGAGGCGGCGATGATGTCCAAGCCCCTGGTGCTGATCATAGATGA
- a CDS encoding PAS domain-containing protein, whose protein sequence is MPDLDALVLIASSLASAVLAVAVYSRAPDRVWNRLFAVHAGAVTFWILFNYLLQQADTVAEADLWLRLTHPAVALVICTCLDLFWVFPEQTHPAPIRQRVGLYSVGVLMGLVGLAPNLYRSLSISADTVLVEYGWPFWTFGMFTAGTLGYADYVLIRKMPRLTGLQRAQVKYVLTGMIMSQFVPLVTMIMLPLIWHNTFYSRWGSAAYIFLIGFVAYAIAKHGIVRPIVALTRVSAYLLTALAMALLVGLWVWLVEPHIAANGHRYACQMAGGIAMGLVGVPLYLMLRRRLERALPGAQMAQSAGQASEAILRTLESQKLPGSLARLILELLQATHVSVFIRDPAGLCRLMAREVAPGAREPLETPQVLSMRSPVVALVRLSRSLLVRAQVRRFSSVGQADLILPELREFDAEVVAPILWEDQLMGLVVIGERLAGDMYGPEELQALRDLLPQVSLAVRNAQLFDDVVQMKRYYENVVKQMQSGVIAANADRTISMFNPAAEQMLGLSADAVIGQPLDVLPDPIATRLARALSGVPVRSEERLEVEAAGGGKIPVACNTSRWRGSPLVEEGAIAVLSDLTLVEELERERRDAEHLSTIRLLSAGMAHELRNPLVAIRTFAELLPTRWEDAEFRMDFLAMAQDEIDRIDRLLGNMLMLSKPADAVVEATDVDVVCEGVVRAMTPSAEAKHVRLIADLQVGAQRPFFGDRSRLHQALINLVKNAVEAEAEGGTVRVMTRETRAFGGVPVLAITVHNDHSHIPEDQIDLIFRPFYTRRTGGTGLGLPVCQTIIEEHHGTIRVVSPLGAGTSFIVELPLDSVTGETAHDRSVRH, encoded by the coding sequence ATGCCGGACCTGGATGCTCTTGTGCTGATCGCAAGCTCGTTGGCCAGCGCCGTCCTCGCGGTGGCGGTCTACAGCCGCGCACCCGATCGCGTGTGGAACCGGCTGTTCGCCGTGCACGCCGGAGCGGTCACCTTCTGGATCCTGTTCAACTACCTGCTGCAGCAGGCCGACACGGTCGCGGAGGCCGACCTGTGGCTGCGCCTCACCCACCCGGCCGTGGCGCTGGTCATCTGCACCTGTCTGGACCTGTTCTGGGTCTTCCCCGAACAGACGCACCCCGCGCCGATCCGCCAGCGGGTCGGCCTGTACAGCGTCGGCGTCCTGATGGGCCTGGTGGGCCTGGCGCCCAACCTGTACCGCAGCCTGAGCATCAGCGCCGACACGGTGTTGGTCGAATACGGCTGGCCGTTCTGGACCTTCGGCATGTTCACCGCCGGTACGCTGGGGTACGCGGACTACGTGCTGATCCGCAAGATGCCGCGGCTGACCGGCCTGCAACGCGCGCAGGTCAAGTACGTACTCACCGGCATGATCATGAGCCAGTTCGTGCCGCTGGTAACGATGATCATGTTGCCGCTGATCTGGCACAACACCTTCTACAGCCGCTGGGGCTCGGCGGCGTATATCTTCCTGATCGGCTTCGTGGCCTACGCCATCGCCAAGCATGGCATCGTCCGGCCCATCGTGGCCCTGACGAGGGTGAGCGCGTACCTCTTGACCGCGCTGGCGATGGCCCTCCTGGTGGGTCTGTGGGTGTGGCTGGTGGAACCCCACATCGCCGCCAATGGTCATCGCTATGCGTGCCAGATGGCTGGCGGCATTGCCATGGGCCTGGTCGGCGTCCCGCTGTACCTGATGCTGCGGCGGCGACTGGAGCGAGCGCTGCCCGGCGCCCAGATGGCCCAGAGCGCGGGTCAGGCTTCGGAGGCCATCCTGCGGACGCTCGAGAGCCAGAAGCTCCCGGGGTCGTTGGCCCGGCTCATCTTGGAGCTGCTGCAGGCGACGCACGTCAGTGTCTTCATCCGCGACCCGGCGGGCCTGTGCCGCCTGATGGCGCGCGAGGTCGCGCCCGGCGCCCGGGAGCCGTTGGAGACGCCGCAGGTGCTCTCCATGCGGTCGCCCGTGGTGGCGCTGGTGCGGCTCAGCCGCAGCCTGCTGGTGCGCGCCCAGGTGCGACGGTTCTCATCGGTGGGGCAGGCGGACCTGATCCTCCCGGAGCTCCGCGAGTTCGACGCGGAAGTCGTGGCGCCGATCCTGTGGGAAGATCAGCTGATGGGCCTGGTGGTGATCGGCGAGCGCCTGGCGGGCGACATGTACGGCCCGGAGGAGCTGCAGGCGCTCCGGGATCTGCTGCCCCAGGTCTCGCTGGCCGTGCGCAACGCCCAGCTGTTCGACGATGTCGTGCAGATGAAGCGATACTATGAGAACGTTGTCAAACAGATGCAGAGCGGCGTGATCGCGGCCAACGCGGACCGGACGATCTCGATGTTCAACCCGGCCGCCGAGCAGATGCTGGGGCTGTCGGCTGACGCGGTGATCGGCCAGCCGTTGGACGTGCTGCCCGATCCGATTGCCACGCGCCTGGCGCGGGCCCTGTCAGGCGTGCCGGTCCGCTCTGAGGAGCGGCTGGAGGTGGAGGCCGCCGGGGGCGGGAAGATACCAGTAGCCTGTAACACCTCGCGTTGGCGCGGTTCGCCGCTGGTGGAGGAGGGGGCCATCGCGGTCCTCAGCGACCTGACGCTGGTCGAGGAGCTCGAGCGCGAGCGACGCGATGCGGAGCATCTCAGCACGATCCGGCTGCTCTCGGCGGGCATGGCCCACGAGTTGCGCAACCCGCTGGTGGCCATCCGCACTTTCGCCGAGCTGCTGCCGACCCGCTGGGAGGACGCCGAGTTCCGCATGGACTTCCTGGCGATGGCCCAGGACGAGATTGACCGCATTGACCGCCTGCTGGGCAACATGCTGATGCTGTCGAAGCCCGCGGACGCCGTCGTCGAGGCGACCGACGTGGACGTGGTCTGCGAGGGCGTGGTGCGGGCGATGACACCCAGCGCCGAGGCCAAGCACGTGCGGCTGATCGCGGATCTGCAGGTGGGGGCGCAACGTCCCTTCTTCGGCGATCGCAGCCGCCTGCACCAGGCGCTCATCAATCTGGTCAAGAACGCTGTGGAGGCCGAGGCCGAGGGCGGCACCGTGCGGGTTATGACGCGCGAGACCCGGGCGTTCGGGGGCGTGCCGGTGCTGGCGATCACCGTCCACAACGACCATAGCCACATTCCGGAGGATCAGATCGACCTGATCTTCCGGCCGTTCTATACGCGCCGCACTGGCGGCACGGGGCTGGGTCTGCCGGTGTGTCAGACGATTATTGAGGAGCACCACGGCACGATCCGGGTAGTTTCACCGCTCGGAGCAGGTACGAGTTTCATCGTCGAGCTACCGTTGGATTCGGTCACCGGGGAGACCGCGCATGATCGTAGCGTTCGCCATTGA
- a CDS encoding 4Fe-4S binding protein yields the protein MRFRFGTWLPALLLVLVAASAIAQEIGGGSPAQPGAGLNMSLRDFAQARHVAPEALARELGLGPEADLNQPMSQILRQHGLQPADVQAALGRLDPVAGEAASKDWRKIRLKFLLWGVLFVTVMVLLARTKVSRRARQAVLAGSVLVFGVWLGVEPNAPGTVKDALVLYGQTGRLFLPRLIAFVGFMLMSIIGNKVFCGWACQFGAAQDLVWRDRPRKLKLPFVLTNSIRVAAFLTMAMAAVSSATDLLEPVDPFRIFRFGAVAAVVVAVVVLVAGIWFYRPWCNLFCPFGLVSWFGERISLWRPRVNLNTCVDCKTCERTCPTHAIAGLRARRPFPQDCFACGACVRVCPVNAIAWGLRPPPDHKPGPDAAVTPPPEE from the coding sequence ATGAGGTTCCGATTCGGGACGTGGCTGCCAGCGCTTCTGCTCGTACTCGTGGCCGCCAGCGCCATAGCCCAGGAGATTGGGGGCGGGTCGCCCGCACAGCCTGGCGCCGGGCTGAACATGTCGCTGCGCGACTTCGCGCAGGCACGGCACGTCGCCCCCGAGGCCCTGGCGCGGGAGTTGGGCCTGGGGCCGGAGGCCGACCTGAACCAGCCGATGAGCCAGATCCTGCGCCAGCACGGCCTGCAGCCGGCCGACGTGCAGGCCGCGCTCGGCCGCCTCGACCCCGTCGCCGGGGAGGCCGCAAGCAAGGACTGGCGCAAGATCCGCCTGAAGTTCCTGCTTTGGGGGGTGCTGTTCGTCACCGTGATGGTGCTGCTCGCGCGCACGAAGGTCAGCCGCCGGGCACGCCAGGCGGTGTTAGCCGGGTCCGTCCTCGTGTTCGGCGTGTGGCTTGGGGTTGAGCCGAATGCCCCAGGGACCGTCAAGGACGCCCTGGTGCTGTACGGTCAGACGGGGCGCCTCTTCCTCCCGCGTCTGATCGCCTTCGTGGGCTTCATGCTGATGAGCATCATCGGCAACAAGGTGTTCTGTGGCTGGGCCTGCCAGTTCGGGGCGGCGCAAGACCTCGTCTGGCGCGACCGGCCCCGCAAGCTCAAGCTCCCCTTCGTGTTGACCAACAGCATCCGCGTCGCGGCTTTCCTCACCATGGCTATGGCGGCGGTAAGTTCCGCCACCGATCTGCTCGAACCCGTGGACCCCTTCCGCATCTTCCGCTTCGGCGCGGTCGCTGCAGTCGTCGTGGCTGTCGTCGTGCTCGTAGCGGGCATCTGGTTCTACCGCCCCTGGTGCAACTTGTTCTGCCCCTTCGGGCTGGTGTCATGGTTCGGCGAGCGCATCTCCCTGTGGCGCCCCCGGGTCAATCTGAACACATGCGTGGACTGCAAGACCTGCGAGCGCACCTGCCCGACCCACGCCATTGCCGGCCTCCGCGCCCGCCGCCCCTTCCCCCAGGACTGCTTTGCCTGCGGCGCGTGTGTGCGCGTGTGCCCGGTGAACGCCATTGCGTGGGGCCTGCGCCCCCCGCCCGACCACAAGCCCGGGCCCGACGCCGCTGTGACCCCGCCGCCTGAGGAGTGA
- the glmM gene encoding phosphoglucosamine mutase: MQRLFGTDGVRGRANEPPMTPEVAYELGRAAGYVFQRYGADTVLIGRDGRLSGDMLECALVAGLCAVGTSVCRAGIVPTPAISHLTGVLSAQLGVMISASHNPVADNGIKFFNRDGTKIDDELEREIEHAYAERSHQDLHPTGAAIGRVVERTNVVERYLAHVRQAAPPGFDLSGLTIVVDGANGAQSEITPQLLEEYGAQVFAINCTPDGLNINEGCGSTHLAPLQLAVKTHLADVGLAHDGDGDRTLFVDERGTVLDGDYILAICGLYLQQLGRLTDDVIVTTVLGNKGLDLSLQPHGIRVVRSPVGDRFVWEKMREVGAALGGEQAGHVIFSEFAHTGDGVITALHMLAAMLDDGRPLSQMAQVLTVLPQAVRNLRVVSKPPLEDCPAIIQALGEVEETLGDRGRIILRYSGTEPLARIMIEGEDETQIGQLADRMAEVLAQELHGTLA; this comes from the coding sequence ATGCAGCGCCTTTTTGGCACGGACGGTGTGCGCGGCAGGGCGAACGAGCCCCCGATGACCCCCGAGGTCGCGTACGAGTTGGGCCGCGCGGCGGGCTATGTCTTCCAGCGCTACGGCGCCGACACGGTGCTGATTGGTCGCGACGGCCGGCTGTCGGGCGACATGCTCGAATGTGCACTCGTCGCCGGCCTGTGTGCCGTGGGCACCTCCGTCTGCCGGGCGGGCATCGTGCCGACGCCGGCGATCTCGCACCTCACCGGCGTGCTGTCGGCGCAACTGGGGGTCATGATCTCCGCCTCACACAACCCCGTGGCCGACAATGGCATCAAGTTCTTCAACCGTGACGGCACGAAGATTGATGATGAGCTGGAGCGCGAGATCGAGCATGCCTACGCCGAACGCAGCCACCAGGACCTGCACCCCACCGGCGCCGCGATCGGCCGCGTCGTCGAGCGCACCAATGTGGTGGAGCGCTACCTGGCCCATGTGCGCCAGGCCGCCCCGCCCGGCTTCGACCTCTCCGGCCTGACCATCGTCGTGGACGGCGCGAACGGCGCGCAGTCCGAGATCACCCCGCAGCTGCTGGAGGAATACGGGGCTCAGGTCTTCGCCATCAATTGCACGCCCGACGGGCTGAACATCAACGAGGGGTGCGGCTCAACGCACCTGGCGCCGCTGCAACTGGCGGTCAAGACCCACCTGGCCGACGTGGGCCTCGCCCACGATGGCGACGGCGACCGCACGCTCTTTGTGGACGAGCGCGGCACCGTGCTCGACGGCGACTACATCCTGGCCATCTGCGGCCTGTATCTGCAGCAGCTCGGGCGGCTCACCGACGATGTGATCGTCACGACCGTGCTGGGGAACAAGGGCCTGGACCTGTCGCTGCAGCCTCACGGCATTCGCGTGGTGCGTAGCCCCGTCGGCGACCGCTTCGTGTGGGAGAAGATGCGCGAGGTGGGCGCGGCCCTGGGGGGTGAGCAGGCCGGCCACGTGATCTTCAGCGAGTTCGCCCATACCGGCGACGGCGTCATCACGGCCCTGCACATGCTGGCGGCCATGCTCGATGACGGCCGCCCCCTGTCGCAGATGGCGCAGGTGCTGACGGTGCTGCCGCAAGCCGTGCGCAACCTGCGCGTGGTCTCCAAGCCACCGCTGGAGGACTGCCCGGCCATCATCCAGGCCCTCGGCGAGGTCGAGGAGACGTTGGGCGACCGCGGACGCATCATCCTGCGCTACTCGGGCACTGAGCCCCTGGCCCGCATCATGATCGAGGGCGAGGACGAGACGCAGATCGGGCAGTTGGCGGACCGGATGGCGGAGGTGCTGGCGCAGGAGTTGCACGGTACGCTGGCCTAA
- a CDS encoding beta-ketoacyl-[acyl-carrier-protein] synthase family protein, whose product MNASLLAPRERVVITGLGVVTPCGIGIGPFWEGLTEGRSGIDWIRGFDTSQIYCKIGGEVRDFVASDYRPAKKAARSGRFSNLAVAAAKLAVRDAALDLGRMDPYLMGAIFGTTMAGQGSIGDDVYASLHQNGMSAEGIDILAPSEMAAHAATANVFIDLGLKGPNTTSGVGCVSTLDAINSAMALLRAGRAKMMIAGASEACLSQVGLSLLAAQKVLTRRNDPPQAAACPYDKRRDGLVLSEGSAAIVLETAEHAMDRGARIYAEVIGYAATTEAHNLLLAKPDGEELARAFRQALLQAKISHDEIDYICAHGISNRQYDVAETNAVKAVMGERAYHVPMSSIKSMTGQPFAAGGGWQVAAACLAMEAGLIPPTINLHEPDPECDLDYVPHEARRARIETIMLNSHSVGGTHACLLIRRFA is encoded by the coding sequence ATGAACGCCAGCTTGCTTGCGCCGCGGGAGCGCGTCGTCATCACCGGCCTGGGAGTCGTGACGCCGTGCGGCATCGGGATCGGGCCCTTCTGGGAGGGTCTGACCGAGGGGCGGTCCGGCATAGACTGGATACGCGGCTTCGACACCTCGCAGATCTACTGCAAGATCGGCGGCGAGGTGCGGGACTTCGTGGCCTCCGACTACCGGCCGGCCAAGAAGGCAGCGCGCAGCGGTCGCTTCTCCAACCTCGCGGTCGCGGCCGCCAAACTGGCCGTGCGCGACGCAGCCCTGGATCTGGGCCGGATGGATCCCTACCTGATGGGGGCCATCTTCGGAACCACCATGGCCGGACAGGGGAGCATCGGGGATGATGTCTACGCCTCGCTGCACCAGAACGGGATGAGCGCCGAGGGCATTGACATCCTGGCGCCCAGCGAGATGGCGGCCCATGCGGCCACGGCCAATGTCTTCATTGACCTGGGCCTGAAGGGCCCGAACACCACCTCGGGCGTGGGGTGCGTTTCGACGCTGGATGCGATCAACAGCGCGATGGCGCTGCTGCGCGCCGGGCGGGCCAAGATGATGATCGCCGGGGCCAGCGAGGCATGCTTGAGCCAGGTGGGGCTGAGCCTGCTGGCGGCGCAGAAGGTACTCACGCGGCGCAACGACCCGCCCCAGGCCGCCGCATGCCCGTATGACAAGCGGCGCGATGGCCTGGTGCTCAGTGAAGGCAGTGCGGCCATCGTGCTCGAGACGGCTGAGCACGCGATGGATCGCGGCGCGCGCATCTACGCCGAGGTGATCGGCTATGCCGCCACGACCGAGGCCCACAATCTGCTGCTGGCCAAGCCTGATGGCGAGGAACTGGCCCGGGCCTTTCGGCAGGCGCTGCTGCAGGCCAAGATCTCCCATGACGAGATCGACTACATCTGCGCGCACGGCATCTCGAACCGCCAGTACGATGTGGCCGAGACGAACGCAGTGAAGGCCGTGATGGGCGAGCGCGCCTATCATGTGCCCATGAGCTCGATCAAGTCCATGACGGGGCAACCGTTTGCCGCCGGGGGCGGCTGGCAGGTGGCCGCGGCGTGTCTGGCCATGGAGGCGGGCCTGATTCCGCCGACGATTAACCTGCACGAGCCCGACCCGGAGTGTGACCTGGACTACGTGCCTCACGAAGCGCGCCGCGCGCGCATCGAGACGATCATGCTCAACTCGCATAGCGTCGGCGGCACCCATGCCTGTCTGCTGATCCGCCGCTTCGCCTAA